The nucleotide sequence TGGCGCTGTTATGGAAAACTACTTCTCTTAGCAACCATTACACTCGCGCCTATGATTTTCCTTCAGTGAAACTACTTAAAACAGTTGTTCACTAAATGAGTATTTTTAACTAGATACCCCTGACGATTCTTAAGCCTGACGAGGTTACTTTCAGGACGGCTAGGTAGATAGATGCAAACCTAACTCCTCAAAGAGCGCCTATCGCTGAGAGAACCTTAACATATTGAAACACGGGGCTTCAGCAAAGACAATTAGCCATCAGGCAGATCGAACAATCCCTCATGAAGAGGCGATCTATCTCCCAAAAGCTAGATAGGCATTCGGTGATTCGCAATTCTCTATTGAATGCAGGAAAGTTTACCCTCATTCCCGAAAGCCATAGGGGTTTAATATTCCCTTCTGTCCGTTCCTCCCTCTCCGTAAATGGAGACAAGTTGGGGGTGAGGTTCCGAGTATATTGCTGCCACCCATCTAAATTTGCATATTCCAACAGTGGGACGCCAGTGGGAGATAAAGGTGGGGTATCCTTCTCCCTCATGGATTCTTTTGCTCGGAATCCTGTATAAAAGAGCGGACGGTGGCTGTGAGAAGATCGATATCTATTGGCTTACTGATGTAACCATTCGCACCAGCCGCCAAACAGCGATCGCGATCGCCCGCCATTGCCATTGCTGTTACCGCGATTACCGGCACCGGCTTCCACAAAGGATTAGCTTTTAGTTGACGGATAATTTCAAAACCATCCACCTCCGGTAGTTGGATATCCATCAAAATCAAGTGCGGCAGCGATTTCGGCGTCACCAAGGAAGATTGCAACGCCTCCATCATCGTGCGACCGTCATAAATTAACTCAACTGCATACCCTTCTAACTCCAGCACATCAGAAATCAATGCCTGATTGAAAGCTTGATCTTCCACCACCAAAATTCGCTTGGCATTGCCAGAAGATACACCACCCTTGAGAAATGATGACCGCTGCTGGTTTGGCACTGGGTTTGCTGCCTCTGCCAACTTCTGGGACATTTCCGTTACTGGTAGCCAGACACGAAACGTACTACCCTGACTTTCTACAGATTCTAGAGAGACCGTGCCGCCGTGGAGTTCTGCCAGTCGTTTCGTTAGCGCCAAACCTAAGCCAGTTCCTTCATGTTGCCGCGTTAAGGAAGCATCGACCTGCTGGAAAGGGCGAAACAGCAAATGCCATTTATCTCTAGAAATCCCGATCCCTGAGTCTTTGACTTCAATACACAAGTAAGGAGTGCTAGGATTCACCGGACTGCGATCGGGTCGAAATTCCCCGATCAACTGGGTGCCATAACCCAGCCGTCCGCTTAACTTGATTTGCCCACCCTCTGGCGTAAACTTGACAGCATTAGAGAGCAAATTAATTAATATCTGGCGGACACGACGTTCATCTAGCGACGCCTCCCCCAGCCGATAGTCTAATTCTAGAGTTAAGGCAAGTCGCTTTTTATCGGCACGGGGCTGAATCATGTGCAGGCATTGCGTGCAAAGCTCCGGGATCGAAACCGGCTGGAGTTCGAGTTCTGCCTTTCCGGCTTCTATTTTGGAGAGATCCAGAATGTCATTAATCAACTGCAACAGGTGTTGACCGCTTTCTTCCATCACCCGCACATATTTAATCTGGCGTTCGTTTAAAGAACCGGCGATTTGCCGTAGCAACAAGTCCGAAAATCCTAAAATACTGTTGAGAGGCGTTCGCAGTTCGTGGGACATAGCCGCCAGAAACTCAGACTTTAGTTGGGAAGCCCGTTCTAAATCGTGGTTGATTTCGCGCAGGTGTTCTTGCGCCTGTGCCCTTTCAATCGCAACGCCCAGCGTGCGACAGGCAACCAGGAGTATATCCTGTTGGGGAGCGTCCTGAAGTCTCTGATAAGTGCGAGATTCCAGCGTCAAGACACCAATGATCTTGCCATTGGCAGCAGGAATGGGAAAAATGCCTAGTTGACCAATTGCAGGATGGCGAAACGCCGACACTGCCTGGGGATTTTTGGAATAATCCTCTACAAATAGGGGCTTGCCGGTTTTTACGACTTCCCACAGTAACCCTTGACCGTAGGGAATCCCCCGATCGAGAAAGGCTTGCATCTCGGCAACGGCGGCTTCGCCGTGAGTCGCGATGAATTGACCGGAAATTTCATTGGTGAGAATATCGGCATAGGCATCAATCCCTTGACCCGTAATCACCTTGATATCGCCGAAGGCGGCACCCATTGTCTCTACGAGATAGGAAAGTGCAAATTGCCCAATTGTCTGCAAGTCGCTGGCAGGCTGCAACCGTTCCATCAAACCTACCAAAAAGGTTAACCGCCTCACCTCAGCGTTTAATGTTACCTGGTAGTCTTGATTGCCGGTGACATCGCGGAAGGTGAACAGGCGTCCCCCATCATTGGTCAGTGTGGTCTCTACCTCTAGACAGATGCCATTGGATTGCTGTACGGGAAGAGAAATGCACTCAGTTTCGGTTTGGCTAAGGGCTGAAGCGATTTGTTCGCTCTGCTGCGGCGACCAGTAGCCCTGTGCTACCACTTCAGCGAAGACTTCGCTACAATGCGGCTGTAGACCCAGCCATTCGGGGGGAAGTCCCCAAAGAAGGCTGAACTGGCGATTAAACAAGACCAAGTGATGGGAGCGGTTAAACAAAGCGATCGCATTGTCTACTGGATTCAAAATGAGTTCTTGTTCCTCCTTTGACTGTCGCCCAGTAGCGCTCATCTGCTCTGGTTGCATTGTTTTATTTGAGAAGTTGAGGGTTAAGAAGTTGGGAATCAGTCTAGCTCCGTCTGAATCTTGTTACTAGGTCTTCCATCGCAGAAAGTAAACCTTTGTTCATCATTCTTAATTTAACAAAATTTAACATTATCGCTCATGACTTGAACAACTAAATATTGTGATTCAAAACACAAGGCAATAAGATCAAAATCTCACTCCATAGAGGTTACGGGTCAAACCATACAGAGTGGTGCGATCACTTCTATCTCAAGGTAGACATGATGAAATAGAAGTCAGTTAATCCTTAACATGGGTGAGGCGAGCAATGAGGTTTGTAGAGCAAACTTTAAATCAGGAAAGTGAGTTTGAAGTCGATCTGTCTACGTCTGAATTTCCGACTTCAAAACTGAAAACTCAAACGATGCTAAATACTCAAAACTCCATGTCACTGGCCCAAGAACTGGCACAGAATTGGCGAGAGCAGATTGCAGCCGACTATCCCGACTCTAGCGCAGCAACACGAGAAAGTATTACTTGCTGGCTGATCGGAGAAGATTTAGAGCGATTTGAAGCACTGAACCCAAGCCAGATGAAAATTGCTCGGCAAGCAATGGAATACCGCTATCGAATTTTACGGCAGCGCTATTTAGGCGTGGGGCCAGAGCGTGCCTATCGTAATCTCACGACTCGATTGGGCAGCTTAGTGCTGCTCCGAAATAAAATCCGTACTTGGGTGGCGCTCTCGCGCGATCGCCAACGGGCAGTGGGCGACGTATTGCAAGAAGTGATTCAGGAACTATTACACAGCGATCGCTACATTCAACAGCAAATCGCTTGGATTGCCAAATGTACTCCCAGTGATACTCGCCTCCGCAATTCCCTGCTGATGACCAGTATCGAAGAGTATTGTCTCAGACCGATTCGCAACCAGCCGCTATTAGTGTATCGGTTTGTGAATTATCTACGGCGTTCTCAGCGCGGCGGCATGACTCACGTGCCTGATGGTGAATTGGTGCGACTGGTTTCTGAAGAAGTGACGCCCGATGAGACAGACAACCCAGTGAGTTTGCTAGATGCTCAAGCAGTCACTCAGTACCAAGAAAATCAAGTTTGGGAAGAACAGCAAACTTTACGTACCTCGGTCAAACAGGAATTTAAAGACTATTTAGCCGAAAACGTTAGTGAATCTGCTGCTAAGTGGCTGACACTGTATCTGCAAGGCAAGTCTCAAGAAGCGATCGCCAGCGCCTTAGGCTTGCCGATCAAAGAAATCTACCGACTGCGCGAAAAAGTTAGCTACCATGCCATTCGCGTCTTTGCCGTCAAAAGCCAGCCCGAATTAGTTGCCAGTTGGCTAGAAGCGTCATTACAGGAACACAACCTGGGTTTGACTCTGATTGAGTGGGAGCAATTCTACGCCACCCTCAACCCCGTGCAGCGCCAGTTGGTTGATAGTTTGAAAGCAGGTAAAACCCTAGAGGCGATCGCTGCTGAGTTGAACCTGAAAAATCACCAAGTCATGGGCGAATGGAGCAAACTTTATCTAGCCGCTCAAGCCTTACGGAGCGATTCCTAAGCTGTTTTCAAAAACCAGCAATATTTTCTTCCCACAGGGGTAACATAACTATAACTATATGAATAAATCAGTTTTATTCAGAACGATCTGCTAAATAATAGCGGACACTTGATCTCAGGGGCATCTAGGATATTCACTACTCAGGTTCTGTAACTCACCATGACCGCACTCGGAAGTAACCAATCTGCGGCTGGTGATTACTTGTGCTTATACCCTCGCCACCCTTTTTCTGGGTGGCTCTGATAGATGTAAGTCAAATGTTTAGATTGATTGACAAGCTCCTGCCCTTTGAAGCCTGTCTGTATTATCAAATCTTGCCCATCGCCTTAGAAGGCACCTGCCTGAAACTGGGCATGGTAAATCCAGCAGACACAGCCTCGTTAGATTATGTCCGTCGTATCCTGGCTTACCAAAACTACTCATTAGAAACCCAGCCGATAGCCGCTGATGCTCTCCAAGCAATCCTCAGCGCGTACTTGAAACACAATACAGGCACGGAAAAACAACCCGCGCATACCCAACCTCCCACGCCTGCAACTGAACACTCAGACACTCAGCCAGATCGGGAAAGCTCCAGCAAAAATTCTGATCGGATAGAACGGCAAACTGTCCCCACTTTAATTGTTGATAGCCCGGAGGCGCTGGGCGAACTGGAGGCGGAGCGCACCAACGCTCAAATGCAGCAAAAGCGAGCTTCAGAAGCACTCTTGAGACAATCACAGCCGGTAAAGCGCAACACTACAGTCCCACCCGCTGGTAATTCGTCCCATCACTGGCAAGAGCGATCGCAGCATCACATCTCTGGTTTCACCGCAAATCTGGCAGCCCTACCGCCCCAGCAGATGTTAAAAGAATTGCTCAAGCGGGTGCTGAACGGAACTATCGACCGGCTGGATTGCGAACGACATCTGTATGAAGGAAACATTCTCTGTAGCCGAAACAATGTCTTACAGTTTGTGATTCCAGGATTGGCACTACCCGTACTTCAAGGAGTCATCGACGAGCTAAAGCGAATCGGACATTTGCAATTAATACCAGTCGAACAAACCAAAGTGGTCGAGATTGAGCGATGCTATCAGCACAATCATCTGTTACTGCGCTTGCAAATCATGCCCGGTGAATATGGAGATGAGGCAATTATGCAAGTGTTTCGCGGAGAAACTTTGAAAGCTTATCAGCAGCAGCACCTAGAAAATCTCTGGGGGGAAGCTTTAAATATTGCTCATAAACTCCAGCGGAAGATGAATCAGATATGCCATGCTAGCGCCTCAGACTCCGTTCTCCGCACTTCATCCTATCCTACTTCAAACCCTGCTCAGTTAGAAGCCCTACCAGCCCTCCACCACTTGATTGAGAACGTTGAGCAACAACTAGAAGGACTTAAACGAATGCAGAGCGATCGCCCGAACCCTGATGCCAACTCAAAGAACAACATGGCTCATCTGTAATTTGATACTCTCCGCATCAGTGCGCGGAGATTCTTCTTTCATGGAGCGCTCTAACCATAAAGTAGTTGTCTCCCCTATGTCAGTAGAGCATTTCTCCAAAACCGTTTCAGTCCATAACAGACGCCAGTTTTCCAGTGAAGAGTGGATACTGCCCTTCAAGCTCAAAAGCTTGGTTTTCTGGTACGTGTTGCTGAGACTTTTCACCCTGAGAGGATTCCTTCCGATAACCTAGTAAGCCTAATAATCATCCGGGCGCTGCCTTTCGGCTACTGAGTTTTTAAAGTGGTTGAATCCTCTAGCACTGTGTAAAATAATACAATTACCGTAGCTTCAGTTAAATAAAAAATCGCCTTAGAAGGACGAGGCTTGCTTTACCCCCTGTCTCGGTAAGGTGCAGCCATTGCCGAAGCCTACATGAACGAATTCGTACCCATCGCGGTAGGGTAGGATAAATCATGAAGGATGAATCGACAAATTCTCGCCTTAGATAACAGTATTTTCCAGGCTTGCTTGTTCAAACTTGAAACTTCATAATTCATACTTTATACTTCACACTTCCTTTCATGCAGACCAAAGCTTTTTCTGAGCTGTTCCCTCTCTTTAATACTGCCGCTCCAGAGACATTAGAATGGCTTTTGTCTGTCGCAGTCGAACACGAGTATCCATCAGACAGAGCCGTTTTGATGGAAGACGCTTGGGGCAACGCAGTTTATTTTGTCGTGTCGGGTTGGGTCAAAGTCCGACGCCTCTCTGGGGAGGATGTTATCACCCTGGCAATCTTGGGTAAAGGTGATTTTTTTGGAGAAATGGCAATTCTCGATGAATCTCCCCGCTCAACCGATGTGATTGCTCTCTCGCCTGTAGAATTGCTCAGCGTCTCTGCCCAGCGCTTCATTCAAACCCTCTTCAAAGATCCGCAGTTGCACCACCGGATGCTGCAATTGATGGTGAAGCGTCTGCGCCAAACGAACCTCCGCTTTCAAATGCGTCATCAACCTCCAGCGGTAAAATTAGCCAACACGCTGATTGCTTTGGGAGAAAACTATGGTGAAGCCACTGAAAGAGGAACGGAAATCTATAATATTCCCTCTAAAGATTTGGCTAACGTCACAGATATTGGCGTCGAGGACACTAGCAAAATTATGGAAAAACTAGAAAGTAAAGGCTGGGTTAAAATCGATCCGGCGCAGGAGACGCTTCATCTTCTCAACATCAAGCAGCTAACGCATCTTGCCGGACGAGTTTAGGAAAGCAAATATACTAAACCGGACTATTGAAACCCGCTTTCATCGGGGAAAGTCAGTGTAGAGGAGAATTCTATTCGTTCTTTTGACAAGGATTGGGATACTCCCAAGAGAAAATCTAATTGATTGGAAAACCGAATTTCTGACTACCGACTAACGACTGAGCAAAAATTGCTAGTTAAATTAGTTGGTATAGATGATTGATAAAAGCTAAAAATGACAGAAGCAACAGCTGTTCGCCGCGATCGCTTATCCAACACTGCCCCAAAAATTCATTACCAGGTGGCGATACGGGAGCCACAATCGCATCTTTTTGACGTAACTTTGACCGTACAAAACTGGCAGTCACCGATTCTCGATTTAAAATTGCCGGTGTGGACTCCTGGTTCCTACCTGGTGCGCGAGTATTCTAAACATTTGCAAGACTTTTCGGCTGATTCCAGCGAACAACAACCTTTGGCGTGGCGGAAGCTTAGTAAAAATCACTGGCAAATAGATACAAACGGTGTGTCGGAAGTAACGGTGCGTTACCGGATGTTTGCCAATGAACTAACGGTGCGAACTAATCATTTAGATGTTACTCATGGGTATTTTAACAGTGCTGCTCTGTTATTTTATATACCCGAGTTTGAAAAACAACCCATTCTAGTGACAATTGTGCCGCCCAAACCCGAATGGCGCGTCACGACCCCATTACCAGCGGCGGATGGACAAGCGAACACCTTCCAAGCGCCCGATTTTGACACGCTGGTGGATAGTCCCTTCGAGATTGGTTCTCATCAGTTGCATCATTTTGAAGTTTTGGGAAAACCTCATGAGTTAGCCATCTGGGGACAGGGGAACGCCAAGCCAGAGCAAATTATTGAAGACACGCAGAAAATCATTGAGGTGGAATCCCAGATGTTTGGGGGTTTACCTTATGACCGATATGTGTTTTTGCTGCATCTAGCTTCCACGGGTGCTGGAGGTTTGGAACACAAGAATGCTTGCACGTTGAATTACCATCGCTTTGGGTTCCGCGATCGCGATAAGTACAATCGCTTTATGCAGCTGGTCGCTCACGAATTCTTCCACCTGTGGAATGTGAAGCGCATCCGTCCCAAAGGATTAGAGGTGTTTGATTATACCGGAGAAAACTATACACCTTCGCTGTGGTTTAGTGAGGGGACAACCAGTTATTACGACTTGGTGATTCCGTTGCGGGCGGGAATCTATGATGCAAAGTCTTTCTTGAAGGAGTTAGGCAAAGAAATATCGCGGTTACAAACGACACCAGGGCGACTGGTGCAGCCTGCGAGTGAATCGAGTTTTGATGCCTGGATTAAGCTGTATCGACCGGATGCCAATAGTGGAAATTCCCAGATTTCCTACTATCTGAAAGGAGCGATGGTATCCTTGTTGCTAGATTTGCTAATTCGAGGGCGTCATAGCAATCAGCGATCGCTTGATGATGTGATGCGGCAAATGTGGCAGCAGTTTGGACAGCCGGAAACCGGCTTCACTCCAGAACAATTGCAACAAGTTATAGAATCAGTCGCTGACATGGATTTGAGCGACTTCTTTAAGCGATACATTGAGGGAACTGAAGAGTTACCCTTTGACGAATACCTGAATCCCTTCGGTTTGCGGTTAGTGGTAGAGGAAGAGGAACCCATTCCTTATCTGGGCGTGACAGCAAAGACGGAGAATGGGCGCGAAGCGATCAAATTTGTCCAAGCGGGTTCTCCAGCGCAGTTAGCCGGTATTGATGCGGGAGATGAATTGCTAGCAATTGACGGTTTCCGAGTAACGTCACTTTCTTTGAGCGATCGCCTGAAAGATTACCAATCGGGGAATACGATTCAGGTGACGGTTTTCCATCAAGATGAACTCCGGATGCCACTCGTGACTTTAGCAGATCCGCGCCCCAGCGCTTACAAAATTGTGCCCGTAGAGTCTCCTGACGATGTTCAAAAACAAAACTTTGCTAAGTGGCTAGGATCGGGATTCTAAGAGGGCGATTGCGTTTTCACCTTGAGTTTCGGCTGCATTATTTGAAGGATTGGACAGTCCCTCTTCCTGCTGGAATTCATTACTCTTTCAGCAACGCCATGATTTTTTCATCCCCTGGGACAACTAGCGATTAATTGGTTGGTAACAAGATTTCCGATAGCCTTATGGTAGTAAGAAGCGATGCTTATTACCAACTTTTCCAAATGCAGATGATTCAAGGTACAACCAAACTTTTAGGGGTGATTGGTCATCCCATCGGGCATTCCCTATCGCCGGTGATGCACAATGCGGCGATCGCTCATTTAGGATTAGATTACGTTTATGTACCTTTGTCGGTCGCGCCGGAAGATTTAGAGAAAGCGATCCCGGGTTTGGCCGCAATGGATAATTTTGTAGGCTTTAGCGTTACTATTCCCCACAAACAGGCAATTATCCCCCTGCTATCAGAAGTATCAGATATTGCCCAAGCGATAGGAGCCGTCAACACCGTTACCAAGACGGATAGGGGATGGGTGGGCACGAATACGGATGTGACGGGCTTCCTCGCCCCCCTGGAAGCTAACAATAGCGATTGGAGCCAAAGTGTCGCGGTCATTTTAGGCAATGGCGGTGCGGCGCGGGCGGTAGTTGCCGGTTGCAAAAAACTGGGTTGTGCCCAAATCCATGTTGTTGGGCGAAACTGGGAGAATTTAACCGCCTTTCAAAATAGCTGGCGCAATTCATCCTTACCAGTAGAAATTAGCACCCATTCTTGGGGAGAACTACCGAGTCTGATTTCTCAAGCATCTTTGTTAGTCAATACAACACCCGTTGGGATGTACCCGAAGGTTGACGAATCTCCTTTAAATGCCGAAGCGATCGCCAATTTGCCAGAAGGCGCGATCGCTTACGATCTGATTTACAAACCCCACCCTACCCGGTTCCTGCAACAAGCCCAAAAACAAGGCGCGGTGATGGTTAATGGACTGGAAATGCTCGTTCAGCAAGGAGCCGCCGCCTTGAAAATCTGGTTAAACGCCGAGCCGCCAGTGGACGTGATGCGCCAATCTCTACAAAAACAATTAAAAATCAAAAATTAAACCCAGCATGCAAGTTTTGGGATTTCTCCCTTAATGGGTTGGGGAGTGGAGGATATTGACAAAATTTGCTTGACATTTCGATTTCCTAACTTCCTGGAAAAAGGGGGCTAAGAAAAAGTTGCACATTAGCGTAACCTGAAAAGAGATGCAACTCTGAGCAAATTTACGGATATTCAAGTCAAGCGATTGTATCGGCAGGCTTTTTTCTGCGAATTTTTACTTATATATTACAATTTATTAAAATGTTTTTTCTAGGTACAACGGTAATCTCTTGCGAGTTTTACTGAAGAAAACCGATCGCTCTTTTACATCAATCCTGTAATATTTGCGGTAGCTTAGATATCATTTCACTCAATCTTTACAGGTTGACCTGTAAATCTACTTGTTAATTTAAAGATTACGTAAAGATACTGCCGTACTGATGTGGTACTTAGTACTTAGTGCGTACTATGGAACAGCTCTAAAACCGTAAAATTGCTTACTTTACAAAAACCGCTAATTTTTACGGATCTCAAGATGAGAGGGTTCAGGCTTCCGAGAAGTTTGGACTGGCTGATCCGAGAACATCGCTCAGGTTTTAACTGGAGCTTCCAGTATTTGATTTATTAACTTTGGAGAGAATTAAAAATATATGGTGGAAAGCCGCAAAGATATTAAAAACAATCCTACGGTTCCTGGGTTGCCACCCCTGTTGCGGGTTCCATCAGAATCATTGCAAATCTCTGAATTGGGTTTTTCTAAGGCTTTAGCAGGCTCTAAGACTTCTCAGGCGCTAGGGGACGAACGCGGGTACGCGCAGACGCGCCTGCTCCGCTTTTCTTTAGTGGTGCCGACCTATAACGAAGGTGACAACATCCGGGAGATTGTTCGGTTACTGACTGAGCTGTTGGATGGAGCTATCCCGAATAACTATGAGCTGATTGTGGTCGATGATAATAGCCCGGATGGAACCTGGGAAATCGCTCAGGTTCTGATGTTGGAGTATCCGCATCTGCGAGTAATGCGGCGGGTTGAAGAACGGGGACTTTCGACAGCAGTAATTCGTGGCTGGCAGGCAGCGCGGGGAGAGATATTAGGTGTCATTGATGCCGATCTCCAGCATCCACCAGAGTTGTTATTGCAGCTGTTGGCGAAAATGGATCGAGGCGCAGATTTGGCGGCGGCTAGTCGTCATGTGGAAGGTGGCGGCGTCAGCGACTGGAGTATTGTCCGTAGAGTGTTATCCCGTGGTGCCCAGATGTTGGGGTTAATACTGTTGCCTGGGGTCGTGGGTCGTGTGTCCGATCCGATGAGTGGTTACTTTTTGGTACGCCGCGAGTGCTTGGTGGGAAAAACACTGAGTCCGGTGGGTTACAAGATTTTGATTGAAGTGCTGGGTCGGGGCGATATCCGTTGGATTGCTGAAGCAGGCTACGTGTTTCAAGAACGCCAAGCGGGGGAAAGTAAGGTTTCTGCAAAACAATATGTAGATTATCTGCGGCATTTACTGAGGTTGCGTCTTTCCCGCTGGCCGATTGGTCGGTTTTTCCGATTTGGTGCAGTCGGTTTCAGCGGCGTATTTGTAGATATGGCAATGTTTTATTTGCTGCGTACCCAAGTGGGATTGGGACTGACGACCAGTGCAGCGTTGGCTTCGGAAGTGGCAATTATCAATAATTTCTTGTGGAATGACAGCTGGACTTTTGCTGACATTTCCAGTCGCCAACAGGGATGGAGCAAGCGCTTCAAGCGGCTGTTGAAATTTAATCTAGTTTGTCTGAGTGGGCTGGTATTAAACCTTTTGATCCTGAATTTGCTGTTCAATGTGCTGGGCGTTAATCAATATGTTGCCAAGCTGATTGCGATCGCTGCGGTGACTCTGTGGAATTTCTGGATCAATCTAAAGCTCAGCTGGCGGGTGACGGAAACCAAGTAGTCTGAGTCTTTAGTCATTAGTCCTGAGTTATTGTCGTGAGTCCATTCATGGCTCTTGACCAATAACTCTTCACCGATAACTATTGACTAATGATTAATAACTGGTTGCTACTTTTAGTGTGGATAGGAGTTGGGACTGGCTTGCGCTTGCTAAATTTGGCTGGCAAGTCGCCTTGGACAGATGAATTTTCGACGCTGGTTTTCAGCTTGGGCAATAGTTTTCGCGGCGTTCCCCTAGACCAAGCGATCGCACTCGATACTCTTCTGCAACCTTTGCAACCAAACCCAGCAGCAGGAATCCAAGATGTCATTCATCACTTAGTCACTGAAAGTAACCATCCCCCACTCTACTTTGTGCTAACTCACCTGTGGTTGAAACTATTTCCGCCAGATGGGGGGTTGGTTTCGCTGTGGGGGGCGCGATCGCTTGCTGCCCTTTTCGGCGTCGTCTCTATCCCTGCAATGTATGCATTTGGCTGGTTTGCGTTTCGTTCTCGGTTGGTAGGACACATGGCAGCAGCGATGATGGCAGTTTCGCCCTACGCCATCTTTCTAGCGCAAGAAGCTCGTCATTACACTTTGGCAATCCTATGGGTCATTGCTTCTCTAACCTGTCTGCTAGTTGCTGCACGACACCTTCAGCGTCAGGCACCTCTGCCCATTTGGCTCGTACTCCTCTGGGTAAGTATTAATACTTTAGGAATTTCCAGTCATTATTTTTTCGTCCTCACTTTGGGTGCCCAAGGGCTGGCGTTGATTGTCCTTCTGTGGCAACAAAGGCGGACTCAGAATAATTTTAAATTTCCCACTATCAAGTCCTTGCTCTCATTGCTGCCGGTTGCGGCTGGGACGCTGGCGGGGGGATTAGTGTGGGTGCCAGTATTTTTACAAAACAGTTATGGGGGAAAGCTAACCGAATGGATTCAAGGTGATCGCGTCGGTTTGGCATGGCTTAGCCCTATATTTCAAGCGATCGCGGCTTGGATTACGATGATCGCCCTATTACCAGTAGAATCACCCGATTTAATCGTGGTGATTCTGTGTGGCCCTGTAATGCTGATTTTCTTTCTTTGGTCGCTACCCATCCTCTATCGAGGCCTGAAATTTCAGCGCCAAGAGGCGGGTTTGACAACCCAACTGTTTGAGGGTTTCGTCTGGAGTGCGATCGCACTGTTTTTTGTCTTTACCTACTTCCTCGGAATTGATTTAACTCGTGGGGCAAGGTATAACTTTGTCTATTTTCCAGCAGTCATCGTTATCTTAGGAGCTAGCCTTGCTGTCTGTTGGAATGCTGTAAGGGCTGAAGAAACTACCTTAAAAGAGTCAGTCCTAGCCAGCAATAATCCCGGCTCAAAAGCCAAAATTCAAGATGCAAAACTTTTTCTCCAAACATCTGGCAAAAAAGTCGTTGTGATTATTTTTCTAATGGGACTTTTGAGCGGACTAACCGTAGCCTGCAATTTGGGCTATCAGAAATACTATCGCCCCGATCTGTTAGTGTCACCAATTCTATATCCGCTAGATTACTTGTCTACATCTGAGCTGGTGCCAGTTCTAATTGCCACAACTCACAAAACCCATGTGCAAACTGGGGAAATGATGGGAATCGCGTGGGAACTCAAACAGGAGGAGGAACAAACAAGGCGAACCCAATTTCTCCTAGCTCATCAAGACCAAAATCCTCAAACTTCAACGGTGGCACTGCAAAAAACCTTGGCGACTTTACCGCGACCTCTAGATGTTTTGCTATTGAATTTCCACGCCCCAATAGAGCCAATAG is from Coleofasciculus sp. FACHB-1120 and encodes:
- a CDS encoding Crp/Fnr family transcriptional regulator, whose amino-acid sequence is MQTKAFSELFPLFNTAAPETLEWLLSVAVEHEYPSDRAVLMEDAWGNAVYFVVSGWVKVRRLSGEDVITLAILGKGDFFGEMAILDESPRSTDVIALSPVELLSVSAQRFIQTLFKDPQLHHRMLQLMVKRLRQTNLRFQMRHQPPAVKLANTLIALGENYGEATERGTEIYNIPSKDLANVTDIGVEDTSKIMEKLESKGWVKIDPAQETLHLLNIKQLTHLAGRV
- a CDS encoding HetZ-related protein 2 translates to MSLAQELAQNWREQIAADYPDSSAATRESITCWLIGEDLERFEALNPSQMKIARQAMEYRYRILRQRYLGVGPERAYRNLTTRLGSLVLLRNKIRTWVALSRDRQRAVGDVLQEVIQELLHSDRYIQQQIAWIAKCTPSDTRLRNSLLMTSIEEYCLRPIRNQPLLVYRFVNYLRRSQRGGMTHVPDGELVRLVSEEVTPDETDNPVSLLDAQAVTQYQENQVWEEQQTLRTSVKQEFKDYLAENVSESAAKWLTLYLQGKSQEAIASALGLPIKEIYRLREKVSYHAIRVFAVKSQPELVASWLEASLQEHNLGLTLIEWEQFYATLNPVQRQLVDSLKAGKTLEAIAAELNLKNHQVMGEWSKLYLAAQALRSDS
- a CDS encoding M61 family metallopeptidase; translated protein: MTEATAVRRDRLSNTAPKIHYQVAIREPQSHLFDVTLTVQNWQSPILDLKLPVWTPGSYLVREYSKHLQDFSADSSEQQPLAWRKLSKNHWQIDTNGVSEVTVRYRMFANELTVRTNHLDVTHGYFNSAALLFYIPEFEKQPILVTIVPPKPEWRVTTPLPAADGQANTFQAPDFDTLVDSPFEIGSHQLHHFEVLGKPHELAIWGQGNAKPEQIIEDTQKIIEVESQMFGGLPYDRYVFLLHLASTGAGGLEHKNACTLNYHRFGFRDRDKYNRFMQLVAHEFFHLWNVKRIRPKGLEVFDYTGENYTPSLWFSEGTTSYYDLVIPLRAGIYDAKSFLKELGKEISRLQTTPGRLVQPASESSFDAWIKLYRPDANSGNSQISYYLKGAMVSLLLDLLIRGRHSNQRSLDDVMRQMWQQFGQPETGFTPEQLQQVIESVADMDLSDFFKRYIEGTEELPFDEYLNPFGLRLVVEEEEPIPYLGVTAKTENGREAIKFVQAGSPAQLAGIDAGDELLAIDGFRVTSLSLSDRLKDYQSGNTIQVTVFHQDELRMPLVTLADPRPSAYKIVPVESPDDVQKQNFAKWLGSGF
- a CDS encoding ATP-binding protein is translated as MQPEQMSATGRQSKEEQELILNPVDNAIALFNRSHHLVLFNRQFSLLWGLPPEWLGLQPHCSEVFAEVVAQGYWSPQQSEQIASALSQTETECISLPVQQSNGICLEVETTLTNDGGRLFTFRDVTGNQDYQVTLNAEVRRLTFLVGLMERLQPASDLQTIGQFALSYLVETMGAAFGDIKVITGQGIDAYADILTNEISGQFIATHGEAAVAEMQAFLDRGIPYGQGLLWEVVKTGKPLFVEDYSKNPQAVSAFRHPAIGQLGIFPIPAANGKIIGVLTLESRTYQRLQDAPQQDILLVACRTLGVAIERAQAQEHLREINHDLERASQLKSEFLAAMSHELRTPLNSILGFSDLLLRQIAGSLNERQIKYVRVMEESGQHLLQLINDILDLSKIEAGKAELELQPVSIPELCTQCLHMIQPRADKKRLALTLELDYRLGEASLDERRVRQILINLLSNAVKFTPEGGQIKLSGRLGYGTQLIGEFRPDRSPVNPSTPYLCIEVKDSGIGISRDKWHLLFRPFQQVDASLTRQHEGTGLGLALTKRLAELHGGTVSLESVESQGSTFRVWLPVTEMSQKLAEAANPVPNQQRSSFLKGGVSSGNAKRILVVEDQAFNQALISDVLELEGYAVELIYDGRTMMEALQSSLVTPKSLPHLILMDIQLPEVDGFEIIRQLKANPLWKPVPVIAVTAMAMAGDRDRCLAAGANGYISKPIDIDLLTATVRSFIQDSEQKNP